In one window of Gossypium hirsutum isolate 1008001.06 chromosome A01, Gossypium_hirsutum_v2.1, whole genome shotgun sequence DNA:
- the LOC121217812 gene encoding secreted RxLR effector protein 161-like gives MDVRTDLLNDDLEEEVYMKQPKGFSSSNSEHLGDKFNLNQYPKNEFEREQMQNILYASIFGSLMYAKVCTRLDVAFAIGLLGRYQSTPSIDHWRAVKKFLRYLKVKMDYMFTYKRSDNLKVIGYFGLDFADCVDSRKSTSSYIFMFASRTISWKSVKQTLTATSTMKVE, from the exons ATGGATGTGAGAACCGACCTTCTCAATGATGACCTAGAGGAAGAGGTATACATGAAACAACCTAAAGGATTCTCCTCTAGTAATAGTGAACACTTG GGTGATAAGTTCAATTTGAACCAGTACCCGAAGAATGAATTTGAGAGAGAGCAAATGCAAAACATTCTATATGCTTCTATTTTTGGAAGTCTGATGTATGCTAAAGTCTGCACAAGACTTGACGTTGCATTTGCAATTGGATTGTTAGGAAGATATCAAAGTACTCCAAGTATTGACCACTGGAGAGCTGTAAAGAAATTTTTGAGATATCTTAAAGTGAAAATGGACTACATGTTTACATACAAACGATCAGACAATTTGAAGGTGATTGGCTACTTTGGTTTAGACTTTGCCGATTGTGTTGATTCACGTAAATCAACATCAAGTTACATATTTATGTTTGCTAGTAGAACTATATCTTGGAAGAGTGTCAAGCAAACTTTAACTGCTACTTCTACTATGAAAGTTGAGTAG